In one Nicotiana sylvestris chromosome 8, ASM39365v2, whole genome shotgun sequence genomic region, the following are encoded:
- the LOC138876052 gene encoding uncharacterized protein, with protein sequence MEDRIHRFVMGLKPYLLNNCMSVSLYPDMDISHIQAYAQGVEERKQKQRADREHDRAQNKRARSSSPSGEFRDGQRQQYLRYPSQPSASPPPQSGGKRFDRSTYSRPGQNFRASSSQYRGESNQMRPPLPRCTLCGKQHTGQCHMGLDVCYTCGYPGHIMRDCPMRGDASIAQPAGFVAGSSSSVCPPGKVPKHQ encoded by the coding sequence atggaggatcgaaTTCACCGATTCGTGATGGGATTAAAGCCTTACTTGCTTAATAATTGTATGTCAGTTTCACTTtatccagacatggatatttctcatattcaggcgtacgctcagggtgtagaggagcgtaaacagaaacagagggccgatcgtgagcatgatagggcccagaataaaaGAGCGAGGTCTTCgagtccttctggtgagtttcgagatGGTCAGAGGCAGCAGTATTTGAGATATCCATCCCAGCCCTCGGCTAGCCCGCCCCCTCAGTCTGGAggaaagagatttgatcgttctacatattcaaggcctggtcagaattttagggcctcgagttctcaatataggggtgagtcaaatcagatgaggccacccttgccacgatgtactctatgtggtaagcagcatactgGGCAGTGCCATATGGGACTagatgtttgttatacttgtggttatccgggccacattatgagggattgcccgatgagaggtgatgcaagcatagctcagccagcgggATTTGTGGCTGGATCGTCATCATCAGTATGCCCCCCAGGCAAagtccccaagcaccaatga